The following are encoded in a window of Brevibacillus ruminantium genomic DNA:
- a CDS encoding winged helix-turn-helix domain-containing protein — translation MTLKDKIINYLKDKDGLTDREIANAILGTNEPQQAVNQACRALVSKGIIKRVNRIDGLIGNYLVSDEGYVDLPSVNQAEHMTGASSVFKEDNLKQILKDYLHADGWETQIAWGKVPGIDINAVRGNERWIIEVKGLGSLNAMNVNFFLGVLAETLQRMDDPNAKYSIALPDVKQFRNLWNRLPLLAKKRTGITAIFINEVGDVFENEN, via the coding sequence ATGACTTTAAAAGATAAGATTATCAATTATTTAAAAGACAAGGATGGCTTGACTGACCGAGAAATTGCAAATGCGATATTAGGTACAAACGAGCCACAACAGGCGGTAAACCAAGCATGTAGGGCATTAGTAAGCAAAGGGATCATTAAACGGGTGAATCGTATAGATGGTCTAATTGGAAATTACTTAGTATCTGATGAAGGATATGTTGATCTACCTTCAGTCAATCAGGCGGAACATATGACGGGGGCATCTTCGGTGTTTAAAGAAGATAATCTCAAGCAGATCTTGAAGGATTACTTACATGCTGATGGCTGGGAAACACAGATTGCATGGGGAAAAGTGCCTGGGATTGATATTAATGCGGTTCGAGGTAACGAGCGATGGATAATTGAGGTAAAAGGGTTGGGTTCGTTAAATGCAATGAATGTAAATTTCTTTCTTGGTGTTCTGGCTGAAACTCTCCAACGAATGGATGATCCAAATGCGAAATATTCGATTGCATTACCTGATGTTAAGCAGTTTCGTAATCTTTGGAACAGACTTCCTTTATTAGCTAAGAAGCGGACTGGAATTACAGCAATATTCATCAATGAAGTAGGCGATGTCTTTGAAAATGAGAACTGA
- a CDS encoding type II toxin-antitoxin system PemK/MazF family toxin — MDRRKYDEEHLLETRHEEILAQELKNAYPLLRRPVFSKVIALLRCIPLWAKLHFDSLENKKLQKEEERTPKKHPVRPIRGQIFNAEIGENIGSELSGNHLVIIIQNSKGNIYSEKVNVVPIEGDGNKIKPSVHLKLTNEDLEFGHLDKDPSRVIFADIMTIDKARLGRRIGQIKSVKLEEICNKIKEQLEL, encoded by the coding sequence ATGGATAGAAGGAAATATGATGAAGAACATTTGTTGGAAACACGCCATGAGGAAATCTTGGCCCAAGAACTAAAAAATGCTTACCCATTGCTCAGGAGACCTGTTTTTTCAAAAGTGATAGCCCTTTTACGCTGTATTCCATTGTGGGCAAAATTACATTTTGATTCTCTTGAGAACAAAAAACTTCAAAAAGAAGAAGAGCGAACCCCCAAAAAACATCCTGTCAGACCAATAAGAGGGCAAATATTTAATGCAGAAATTGGTGAAAATATAGGTAGTGAACTTAGTGGAAATCATCTTGTAATCATTATTCAAAACTCAAAAGGGAATATATACTCTGAAAAGGTGAATGTTGTTCCTATTGAGGGGGATGGGAACAAAATTAAACCATCAGTTCACCTGAAGCTTACTAATGAAGATCTTGAATTTGGGCATTTGGATAAAGATCCATCTAGAGTTATCTTTGCTGATATTATGACAATTGATAAGGCAAGACTTGGGAGAAGAATTGGGCAAATTAAATCTGTAAAACTTGAAGAGATTTGTAATAAAATAAAAGAGCAGTTAGAACTTTAG
- a CDS encoding RNA polymerase sigma factor has translation MQDDREIIAKVLQGNKGAYALIVNKYKGKVASILQKNFPHSNDIEDIVQEVFIKAYYSLPDYKPNHSFSAWLYRIAINRGIDEWRKRKRAPFITEMDVEVKDDGPAPEDAYLVKEQRTGLRRQMMVLDMEHRTVLALHYLQQLSYQEISSKLSLSVDTVRMRLSHARKKLREQLVKTEKKGGHPL, from the coding sequence ATGCAAGACGATCGAGAGATCATTGCGAAGGTTCTTCAAGGAAACAAAGGAGCTTATGCTCTGATCGTCAACAAATACAAAGGAAAAGTCGCTTCTATTCTCCAAAAAAACTTCCCTCATTCTAATGACATTGAGGACATTGTGCAGGAAGTGTTTATTAAAGCTTACTACAGCCTGCCAGACTACAAACCCAACCATTCCTTCTCAGCCTGGCTGTATCGGATCGCCATTAATCGCGGGATTGATGAGTGGCGCAAGCGAAAACGTGCTCCTTTTATCACAGAGATGGATGTAGAGGTAAAAGACGATGGTCCTGCTCCAGAGGATGCCTATCTGGTGAAGGAACAACGCACTGGCCTCAGGCGGCAGATGATGGTGCTCGATATGGAGCATCGAACCGTTCTGGCACTTCATTATCTTCAGCAGTTGAGCTATCAAGAGATCAGCAGCAAGCTGTCTTTATCTGTAGATACGGTGCGAATGCGTCTGTCCCACGCCAGAAAAAAGCTACGCGAGCAGCTTGTCAAAACGGAGAAAAAAGGGGGGCACCCGCTTTGA
- a CDS encoding DUF4179 domain-containing protein produces the protein MKCLTQEKLIAYMEDRLSAVNKQKLESHLDHCSFCQKQLEQWIDHLEETVDTSWENSLSEDLDQKIISTLSPHPVRVLNRAKPIPTTSLWKKRSITIMKRMTFAAAALTVAVSSGMLISPTFASYVSAAFTSSPIDKSAPVASVSQDIWQMASDIGIRKAAQNGFAQPVYESTTDQGITFEIKEVVADPLRISILASVKDENGKPLEIFWQDMFARTDQEPIFTIKDKQGNILLPAHPSDTRKESIRTPNEDWDSARNTDGFLFLNRELRSYFDDLSKIPDELLIEFHIKKMDDTKGNWKLTVPVDMKKAKAATKTHEINKSYTTAQGLKLDVKQITFAPSGVEMVIDRSNTENNRRKDYSYELVDDRGTVLGAWDSKEMMGKASKQRNVIDRLKWRHSLPMENGSRDFHYFQPIDESTPISFRLGSVYTEESAAFRATLDLDRIEKAPVTAEDQGDRFTFKKYVKEDNRVVDAEGFDDGVYSVNADGTTTKLEGYHLAFEGTLGEEAAAMFPFRAYWSIKDENGKKYDDVQYYIEQTDYKNGRAQFTGSLFVQNIEPLPKQLIITAAKRMVEHRNVDWEVPILSEK, from the coding sequence TTGAAGTGTCTTACGCAAGAGAAACTGATCGCTTACATGGAAGATCGTTTATCAGCAGTGAACAAACAGAAACTAGAAAGTCACCTCGATCACTGTAGCTTCTGCCAAAAACAGCTAGAGCAATGGATTGATCATTTGGAAGAAACAGTTGATACCTCTTGGGAAAACTCCCTCTCAGAGGACCTGGACCAAAAAATTATTAGCACGCTCTCCCCACATCCTGTGAGAGTTTTGAATCGTGCCAAGCCTATACCAACCACATCCTTATGGAAGAAAAGGAGTATCACCATCATGAAAAGAATGACATTTGCTGCCGCCGCCTTAACAGTCGCAGTCTCTTCGGGAATGCTCATTTCCCCGACCTTTGCCAGCTATGTAAGTGCGGCTTTCACGAGCAGCCCAATCGATAAATCTGCTCCCGTAGCCTCTGTGAGTCAGGATATATGGCAAATGGCTTCCGACATCGGTATTCGGAAAGCTGCCCAAAATGGATTTGCTCAACCGGTTTATGAAAGTACGACCGATCAAGGAATCACGTTCGAAATAAAAGAGGTTGTGGCTGATCCTCTGCGAATTAGCATACTGGCTTCCGTGAAAGATGAAAACGGCAAGCCACTCGAAATCTTTTGGCAGGATATGTTTGCAAGAACAGACCAAGAACCTATTTTTACAATCAAGGACAAACAGGGTAACATTCTCCTGCCTGCACACCCTTCTGACACAAGAAAAGAATCAATCCGTACCCCCAATGAAGATTGGGATAGTGCAAGAAATACGGACGGCTTTCTGTTCTTGAATCGGGAGCTACGAAGCTATTTTGATGATCTAAGCAAGATTCCAGACGAGCTGCTTATAGAATTCCATATCAAAAAAATGGACGATACAAAAGGAAACTGGAAGCTGACAGTGCCTGTCGACATGAAAAAAGCAAAAGCCGCGACAAAAACACACGAAATAAATAAGTCCTATACCACTGCGCAAGGACTCAAGCTAGATGTGAAACAGATAACGTTTGCACCGAGTGGAGTTGAAATGGTCATCGATCGAAGCAATACAGAGAACAACCGGAGAAAAGACTACAGCTATGAGCTTGTAGATGACCGGGGTACTGTTCTTGGCGCATGGGATTCTAAGGAAATGATGGGGAAAGCCAGCAAACAAAGAAACGTGATCGATCGTTTGAAATGGCGCCATTCTTTGCCAATGGAGAACGGGTCCAGAGATTTTCATTACTTCCAGCCCATTGATGAAAGTACACCGATTTCCTTCAGACTTGGTTCTGTATATACAGAAGAATCGGCGGCATTCCGTGCAACACTTGACCTTGATCGTATAGAAAAAGCACCGGTTACAGCAGAAGATCAAGGGGATCGATTTACCTTTAAAAAGTATGTGAAAGAAGATAACAGAGTGGTTGATGCCGAAGGTTTTGATGATGGTGTCTACAGCGTGAATGCCGATGGAACCACTACAAAACTGGAAGGTTATCATCTTGCCTTTGAAGGAACGCTTGGGGAAGAGGCCGCGGCCATGTTCCCATTTCGTGCCTATTGGTCCATCAAGGACGAAAACGGCAAAAAGTACGACGACGTACAGTATTATATCGAGCAAACCGACTATAAAAATGGACGGGCGCAATTTACTGGCTCGCTGTTCGTGCAAAACATCGAGCCGCTTCCAAAGCAACTGATCATCACCGCTGCGAAAAGGATGGTTGAGCACCGCAACGTAGACTGGGAAGTACCCATTCTCTCGGAGAAATAG
- a CDS encoding TetR/AcrR family transcriptional regulator, with translation MDKKKIIFNCGWELFHSKGFKETNISDIAKMAGIAVGTFYNYYSSKEKLFFEIYMKENEKIKKRIVESIDMNQDPVTLVRQIVEQNISAMNSNKILKEWYNRDLFRELEHYYEEIKGDDDSIRSLYTGLFKKWKAEGAIREDIDDELLPAFFDSLAYIDTHKEEIGVRHFPQLIQYLAEFIMKGLTDFKK, from the coding sequence ATGGATAAAAAAAAGATCATCTTTAATTGTGGGTGGGAATTATTCCATTCCAAAGGATTCAAAGAAACGAATATCTCAGACATTGCAAAAATGGCGGGAATAGCGGTGGGTACTTTTTATAACTACTATTCCTCGAAAGAGAAATTGTTCTTTGAGATTTATATGAAAGAAAACGAGAAAATTAAAAAGCGTATTGTCGAATCCATTGACATGAATCAAGATCCCGTAACGCTTGTGAGACAAATAGTGGAGCAGAACATCAGTGCTATGAACTCAAATAAAATACTTAAGGAGTGGTATAACCGGGATCTCTTCCGGGAACTGGAACACTACTATGAAGAAATCAAAGGGGATGATGATTCCATCCGCAGTTTATATACTGGATTATTTAAAAAATGGAAAGCTGAAGGAGCAATACGAGAGGATATTGATGATGAGCTTTTGCCCGCCTTTTTTGACTCGTTAGCATATATCGATACACACAAGGAGGAAATTGGGGTTCGGCATTTTCCGCAGTTGATACAGTATTTGGCCGAGTTTATCATGAAAGGCTTAACCGATTTCAAAAAATAG
- a CDS encoding DUF4064 domain-containing protein, with the protein MKRTGEIVLNIIGAVSSLIMIVIGFVFLYRKDDKAYLNYLHANWSESQVAASLDQMNQAGTMWVLPGIIGIVLSIIAIVLLKGNGSPKLAGWILILVSVVVCIISVFGFIPTMFFGIAGIMALVRKPNAGKTKRLVK; encoded by the coding sequence ATGAAACGAACAGGGGAAATCGTGTTAAACATCATTGGAGCCGTATCGAGTCTTATCATGATCGTGATCGGCTTCGTTTTCTTATACCGCAAAGATGATAAAGCCTATTTGAACTATTTGCATGCCAATTGGAGTGAAAGCCAAGTAGCCGCTTCGCTCGATCAGATGAACCAAGCGGGAACGATGTGGGTTCTCCCTGGAATTATCGGCATTGTGCTAAGTATTATAGCTATTGTTTTGTTGAAAGGTAACGGTAGCCCGAAACTCGCAGGTTGGATACTTATTCTTGTATCGGTAGTGGTTTGTATTATTTCGGTGTTCGGATTCATTCCTACCATGTTCTTTGGTATCGCAGGAATTATGGCATTGGTTAGAAAGCCAAATGCAGGAAAAACCAAGCGATTAGTTAAGTAA
- a CDS encoding dihydrofolate reductase family protein, which translates to MRKIIVSEFVSLDGVMEDPQWTFQFNTDEQNQFKYDELKECDTLLLGRVTYEGFAAAWPKVTNKVAEGVVVPDDFADRMNNYPKFVVSTTLQEVSWNNSRLIRGNLVEEVSKLKQLPGKDILVAGSCQLVNTLMEHHLIDEYRLMVFPIVVGNGKRLFRDHDDMKVLKHVETKTFRSGVAVLTYEPHRSVVI; encoded by the coding sequence GTGAGAAAAATCATAGTATCTGAATTCGTGTCATTAGATGGTGTCATGGAGGACCCACAATGGACATTCCAATTCAATACGGATGAACAGAATCAATTTAAATACGATGAACTGAAAGAATGCGACACTCTTCTACTGGGGCGAGTAACCTATGAAGGCTTTGCAGCGGCTTGGCCTAAAGTGACGAATAAAGTGGCTGAAGGCGTTGTTGTTCCTGATGATTTTGCCGACAGAATGAACAACTACCCCAAGTTTGTTGTTTCTACGACCTTGCAAGAGGTTTCGTGGAATAATTCCCGGTTGATTAGGGGAAATCTCGTAGAAGAAGTTTCTAAGTTAAAACAACTCCCCGGTAAGGATATTTTAGTCGCTGGCAGTTGCCAATTAGTAAACACGTTGATGGAACATCATCTTATTGATGAGTATCGACTCATGGTATTTCCTATTGTGGTCGGGAATGGAAAACGTCTTTTTAGAGACCATGATGATATGAAGGTTTTAAAACATGTTGAAACAAAGACATTCCGTTCAGGTGTTGCTGTTTTAACCTACGAGCCTCACCGGTCGGTTGTAATCTGA
- a CDS encoding GNAT family N-acetyltransferase, translated as MSDREEIKPTAHDLMEFHVEALYTHDHNMRLRTINEPWPGEAPAPRFFLGRTIEGTSVIRFRYDVPEMLIDQLESLCADEPIIKDLHTKPKHFDAYMNLLQGERFTMGPCYLVPGELAPTIQVVSITRENMTEFLRGGFEWLTSEIDYAQPCIALVRESRTVSICRSVRITSRAHEAGLETLEEFRGRGYASAVVAG; from the coding sequence ATGAGTGATCGGGAAGAAATCAAACCAACCGCCCATGATTTGATGGAGTTCCATGTTGAGGCGCTATATACACATGACCATAACATGCGGCTTCGTACGATAAACGAGCCCTGGCCCGGAGAGGCTCCTGCCCCCCGTTTTTTCCTAGGCCGTACGATAGAGGGGACATCCGTAATTCGGTTTCGTTATGATGTTCCGGAAATGCTTATCGATCAGTTGGAGAGTTTATGTGCTGACGAGCCCATCATTAAGGATTTACATACGAAGCCAAAACATTTCGATGCCTATATGAACCTGCTTCAAGGGGAAAGATTCACAATGGGACCTTGTTATCTTGTTCCTGGTGAACTGGCGCCGACAATACAGGTGGTCAGCATCACTCGGGAAAATATGACGGAATTTTTGCGCGGCGGTTTCGAATGGCTGACTTCAGAAATAGACTACGCGCAACCGTGTATAGCGCTAGTGCGCGAAAGCCGTACTGTCTCGATCTGCCGCAGCGTTCGCATCACATCCAGGGCACACGAAGCAGGGCTTGAGACCTTGGAAGAGTTTCGTGGTAGGGGATATGCATCCGCAGTTGTTGCCGGATAG
- a CDS encoding helix-turn-helix transcriptional regulator, with product MESSSLQDFRAQFYPSAQEQYVSLSLAIPVALFDYAADQLATSPNMHFEFDRLIKGQAFRCYYFENDTRSMVLVKRLIADFENANRSPLMMEASALELLNMHMNQLFFLTPRPNGLSKGDIQKLHRAKQILESCMTDPPSLLALAKMVGLNDFKLKTGFKACFGMTVFEYLRHVRLDHAMMLLREQTANVTEAAMIVGYSNVSAFSEQFIRKFGIRPSSIKKYY from the coding sequence GTGGAGAGTAGTTCACTTCAAGACTTTCGTGCTCAGTTTTATCCCTCGGCACAAGAGCAGTATGTTTCACTTTCGCTGGCTATTCCGGTTGCTCTATTCGATTATGCGGCTGATCAATTGGCGACTTCACCAAATATGCATTTCGAGTTTGACCGGCTCATAAAAGGGCAGGCATTCCGCTGCTATTATTTTGAAAACGATACAAGAAGCATGGTACTGGTAAAACGATTAATCGCAGATTTTGAAAATGCCAATAGATCCCCGTTAATGATGGAAGCATCCGCCCTGGAGCTTTTAAACATGCACATGAATCAATTATTTTTTCTAACGCCTAGACCAAATGGCTTGTCTAAAGGGGATATCCAAAAATTACATAGAGCTAAGCAAATACTTGAATCTTGTATGACAGACCCTCCATCCCTGCTGGCACTAGCAAAAATGGTTGGGTTAAACGACTTTAAACTAAAGACAGGATTTAAAGCATGTTTTGGAATGACCGTATTCGAATATTTGCGACACGTACGTCTCGACCATGCGATGATGCTTCTGCGAGAACAAACCGCTAATGTGACCGAAGCCGCGATGATTGTAGGGTACAGCAACGTAAGCGCGTTTTCCGAGCAATTTATTCGAAAATTTGGAATTAGGCCGTCATCGATAAAAAAATATTATTAA
- a CDS encoding DUF3231 family protein, with protein sequence MSFEKPQVKPTNIELSCTEIGGLWSVYFQEGMAVCFLTYLLHHLQDGQIVPLAEEALKISQDRIEKIKKFFLDENFPIPAGFSEGDVNLAAPPLFHDTFTLSFIYMMNRLGMINYAFTASNNVRLDVLDFFNECIHTSTEMFGKAVRMMLEKGIYDRPPKMNYPNKIEYVQKVSFIDGIIGMKRPLNAIELSEIFFNIERNYFSVMLMLGFAQVMEDKKLKNLIIRGKQISEQQIELFNSLLMQEELLGTVPVSMEVTASTVSPFSDKLIMSMINVLNSVDILLISHALSVTMRADLSSHYAKIITDVMAYTKDTYDVMVKRKWLEQPPLTTDRGQLIKS encoded by the coding sequence ATGTCATTTGAGAAACCTCAGGTAAAGCCAACAAATATCGAGTTAAGCTGTACGGAAATCGGGGGACTTTGGAGCGTTTATTTTCAAGAAGGCATGGCGGTATGCTTCCTTACCTACTTACTGCATCATCTTCAAGATGGGCAGATTGTTCCGCTGGCGGAAGAGGCGCTGAAGATTTCGCAAGATCGAATAGAGAAAATAAAAAAATTTTTTCTGGATGAAAATTTCCCGATACCAGCAGGGTTTTCAGAAGGTGATGTGAATTTGGCTGCCCCTCCGCTTTTTCACGACACGTTTACTCTGAGTTTCATCTATATGATGAATCGGCTGGGAATGATTAACTACGCATTTACTGCATCCAATAACGTTCGCCTCGATGTATTAGATTTTTTCAATGAATGCATACATACATCTACCGAGATGTTCGGCAAAGCGGTGCGAATGATGCTGGAGAAAGGCATTTACGACCGCCCGCCGAAAATGAATTACCCGAATAAAATCGAGTACGTCCAGAAAGTCTCATTCATAGACGGGATCATTGGCATGAAACGACCTCTCAATGCCATAGAGTTATCCGAAATATTCTTCAATATTGAGCGTAACTACTTTTCTGTTATGCTTATGCTCGGGTTTGCACAGGTAATGGAAGATAAAAAATTGAAAAACTTAATTATCAGAGGCAAACAAATCAGCGAACAACAAATCGAGTTATTTAACAGTCTACTGATGCAGGAAGAGCTGCTCGGAACGGTACCTGTAAGCATGGAAGTTACAGCATCCACTGTTTCTCCCTTTTCCGATAAGTTAATCATGTCAATGATCAATGTTTTGAACTCGGTAGACATCCTCTTGATATCACATGCCTTGTCGGTAACGATGCGAGCCGATCTCTCCTCTCACTACGCCAAAATCATAACTGACGTGATGGCGTACACCAAAGATACGTATGATGTTATGGTGAAACGAAAATGGCTCGAACAACCGCCTCTTACGACGGATCGAGGTCAGCTAATTAAATCCTGA
- a CDS encoding dihydrofolate reductase family protein, which yields MSRKIILDLAVTLDGFIEGKNGEVDWCIMEPEMGFHHFLNQIDTIFYGRKSYDVWGQFTPEIEQSDTEKEMWELVHSKEKYVFSRTQKGADDKAIFINDNLLEEVNKIKNQPGKDIWLYGGASLITTFIHLGLVDEFRLSVHPVALGEGKPLFMDMKQRLNLKMVHTRTFPSGVVQLIYHL from the coding sequence ATGAGCCGCAAAATTATTTTAGATTTAGCCGTTACTTTAGATGGTTTTATTGAAGGGAAAAATGGGGAAGTCGACTGGTGCATTATGGAGCCTGAGATGGGGTTTCATCATTTCTTAAATCAAATTGATACCATTTTCTATGGAAGAAAAAGCTATGATGTATGGGGACAATTTACTCCAGAAATTGAACAAAGTGATACGGAAAAAGAAATGTGGGAATTGGTCCATAGTAAAGAAAAATATGTGTTTTCCAGGACACAAAAAGGGGCAGACGATAAAGCAATATTCATCAACGATAATCTTCTTGAAGAAGTAAATAAAATAAAGAATCAGCCTGGTAAGGATATCTGGCTGTATGGCGGGGCAAGTCTGATTACAACTTTTATCCATTTAGGGCTTGTTGATGAATTTAGACTATCTGTTCACCCTGTTGCTTTGGGAGAAGGGAAACCGTTGTTTATGGATATGAAACAAAGGTTGAATTTAAAAATGGTTCATACAAGAACTTTCCCCTCTGGCGTTGTGCAGCTCATTTATCATTTATAA
- a CDS encoding YfiT family bacillithiol transferase — protein sequence MNNRYPIGQFHCPHEIQAKDIQMWIREISTLPSRLNALTVSLDECKLTKTYRENSWNVRQLIHHIADSHLIGYTRMKLALTEENPVVKTYEESEWVKLTDYDLSVTISLQLLESLHERWAYFLKNLSTTQLQRTYQYPDGSQMRIEQSIALYAWHGNHHFAHIQLALHN from the coding sequence ATGAATAATAGATACCCGATTGGACAATTCCATTGTCCTCATGAAATTCAAGCGAAAGATATTCAAATGTGGATTAGGGAAATTTCCACACTGCCTAGTCGTTTGAATGCGCTAACTGTTTCCCTTGATGAATGTAAATTAACAAAAACATATAGGGAAAATAGCTGGAATGTGCGTCAGCTTATTCATCATATTGCCGATAGCCATCTAATTGGGTATACCCGAATGAAATTAGCCCTGACGGAAGAAAATCCAGTGGTTAAAACGTATGAAGAAAGTGAATGGGTAAAGCTAACAGATTATGATCTGTCTGTTACCATTTCATTGCAGCTTTTGGAAAGTCTCCATGAGCGCTGGGCGTATTTTCTGAAAAATTTATCAACTACCCAATTACAGCGTACCTATCAATATCCTGATGGGAGTCAAATGCGGATTGAACAAAGTATCGCCCTTTACGCATGGCATGGTAACCACCATTTTGCACATATTCAACTAGCTTTACATAATTAA
- a CDS encoding GNAT family N-acetyltransferase: MFAGEKIFIRPFTPRDVEARLQLQLENRHFFEMYSMARNSDYYTVEGQRKLIEEYDEKCKKDLEYNFGIFTTADKKLIGTISLFQVVRGSLQSAFIGYFIDKENNGKGYATEAIKLIVEFAFTNLHLHRIEAGVMPHNIGSIRVLEKSGFHKEGIAMKNVKINGKWEDHQVLAIINPND; encoded by the coding sequence ATGTTCGCGGGCGAAAAGATTTTTATAAGACCGTTTACTCCAAGGGATGTAGAAGCAAGATTACAGCTACAGCTGGAAAACCGTCATTTTTTTGAAATGTACTCGATGGCCCGAAACAGTGATTATTATACAGTCGAAGGTCAACGAAAGTTGATTGAAGAGTATGATGAGAAATGTAAAAAGGATCTAGAGTATAACTTTGGAATCTTCACGACTGCCGACAAAAAATTGATTGGTACAATCAGTTTATTTCAGGTTGTACGAGGTTCCCTTCAAAGTGCATTCATCGGATACTTTATAGACAAAGAGAATAATGGAAAAGGGTATGCGACGGAAGCTATTAAATTGATCGTAGAATTTGCATTCACAAATTTACATTTACATCGTATAGAAGCTGGTGTAATGCCTCATAACATTGGCTCCATTCGGGTATTGGAAAAATCGGGATTCCATAAGGAAGGAATAGCCATGAAAAATGTAAAGATTAATGGAAAATGGGAAGACCATCAGGTATTAGCGATTATTAACCCGAATGATTAA